From the Streptomyces syringium genome, one window contains:
- a CDS encoding acyl-ACP desaturase yields the protein MTIAPLRHHSRAVWSDSRLLFALEEVVETELNRHLKVAKEWMPHEYVPWSDGRNFDGVMGGEAWAPEQSKVTDIGRTALIVNLLTEDNLPSYHHEIASLFGRDGAWGTWVHRWTAEEGRHGIVMRDYLLTSRAVDPVALERFRMQHMSEGFESDNRHSMLHSVAYVAFQELATRISHRNTGHHSGDPVCDRMLARIATDENLHMVFYRNLLGKAFELAPDQTMSAVRDVVVDFRMPGHGIPGFERAAAQMAIGGIYNLRIHHDDVLQPVLRFLKVLEITGLGPDGLRAQEELGLYMGGLDDQATKFDERREALLARRRARAEQA from the coding sequence GTGACCATCGCCCCCCTCCGCCACCATTCCCGGGCCGTGTGGAGCGACAGCCGCCTGCTGTTCGCACTCGAAGAGGTCGTCGAGACCGAGCTGAACCGCCACCTCAAGGTCGCCAAGGAATGGATGCCGCACGAGTACGTGCCGTGGAGCGACGGGCGGAACTTCGACGGGGTCATGGGCGGCGAGGCCTGGGCCCCCGAGCAGTCGAAGGTGACGGACATCGGGCGTACCGCCCTCATCGTCAACCTGCTGACCGAGGACAACCTCCCCAGTTACCACCACGAGATCGCCTCGCTCTTCGGCCGCGACGGCGCCTGGGGGACCTGGGTGCACCGCTGGACCGCCGAGGAGGGCCGGCACGGCATCGTGATGCGGGACTACCTGCTCACCTCGCGCGCCGTGGACCCGGTCGCGCTGGAGCGGTTCCGCATGCAGCACATGTCGGAGGGGTTCGAGTCCGACAACCGGCACAGCATGCTGCACTCGGTCGCGTACGTCGCGTTCCAGGAGCTGGCCACCCGCATCTCGCACCGGAACACCGGCCACCACTCCGGCGACCCGGTCTGTGACCGCATGCTCGCCCGGATCGCCACGGACGAGAACCTGCACATGGTCTTCTACCGCAATCTGCTGGGGAAGGCCTTCGAGCTGGCGCCCGACCAGACGATGAGCGCCGTGCGGGACGTCGTGGTCGACTTCCGGATGCCGGGCCACGGCATCCCCGGCTTCGAGCGGGCCGCCGCGCAGATGGCCATCGGCGGGATCTACAACCTGCGCATCCACCACGACGACGTGCTGCAGCCGGTGCTGCGCTTCCTGAAGGTCCTGGAGATCACCGGGCTGGGCCCGGACGGTCTGCGCGCCCAGGAGGAGCTGGGGCTGTACATGGGCGGCCTCGACGACCAGGCGACGAAGTTCGACGAGCGCCGCGAGGCGCTGCTCGCCCGCCGCCGGGCCCGGGCCGAGCAGGCCTGA
- a CDS encoding FBP domain-containing protein: MEPLGENDIRASFVNCSKGEARRLSLPRGLAELPWADLDFLGWRDPGAPDRGYIVAERAGELVGVTLRVPQGGPRSMMKTTMCSLCLTGHVASGVSLLAARKVGAAGRDGNTVGAYMCADLACPLYVRGKKQPLLAMRYKETLDVEDRITRTLVNLDAFLDKVFRVEDAPARA; encoded by the coding sequence ATGGAACCACTCGGCGAGAACGACATACGTGCCTCCTTCGTGAACTGCTCCAAGGGGGAGGCGCGCCGGCTCAGCCTGCCCCGGGGACTGGCCGAACTCCCCTGGGCGGACCTCGACTTCCTGGGCTGGCGGGATCCGGGCGCCCCGGACCGCGGCTACATCGTCGCCGAGCGGGCCGGGGAGCTGGTGGGGGTCACGCTGCGCGTCCCGCAGGGCGGCCCGCGGAGCATGATGAAGACCACGATGTGCTCGCTCTGCCTGACCGGGCACGTCGCCTCGGGGGTCTCGCTGCTCGCCGCCCGCAAGGTCGGCGCCGCCGGCCGCGACGGCAACACCGTCGGCGCCTACATGTGCGCGGACTTGGCCTGCCCGCTGTACGTGCGGGGCAAGAAGCAGCCGCTGCTCGCGATGCGTTACAAGGAGACCCTGGACGTGGAGGACCGGATCACGCGCACGCTCGTGAACCTGGACGCGTTCCTGGACAAGGTCTTCCGGGTCGAGGACGCGCCGGCCCGGGCCTGA
- a CDS encoding LamG-like jellyroll fold domain-containing protein: MSGDSHLLKVYSDRPYVHTTTVRHQGTTVALAMDDQRRLVYTVLDLARHDETKGELDAAYWSENPLPLRFPSEITDAGFAAVGATALPTVKRGGRVEAAPGERLDEDEVDPFLSTTARLTALAPFHAISDGTHIVVLRQSIGAAHPDAVHKLTGGASSGDGDRADHVKDREGAKVPLVADTLLCDRFLLVGGELKPVLEARYRRSRHRTRPDSAKDSLGTTDMEGRPFHEPTQELSFVRNLSGGRFTALLVPTAVHGRQRWQVFAHNDATGRIDSFNIEQGRDGLFNLQGTQAWTSPDAAYRDAVYESGPGTCPFSGQPLVPVVSTEGHAETALAFGEGDAHVRVPEGPRLAGTDFTVEFWARRTATGRQEFLIGHGDESGSPLKSLHIGFREDNRFTFAFYAEDLNVDGPVTDTSWHHWACVYDHEARRQTVYRDGEQAGSRTTGSGYTGTGALLLGRALAQGARAELDEVRIWDRARTPDEIERDKSVRLIGNDPGLIAYYRFDEGSGTRLHDQTDHARHGAFVGAPRWVASEAPIGDHPGVRRDSFAVTGRTTVSGLSAVLYHQQEDTSTGYDRAAKPAKRQARVLLSYATGGPDPKTGAASEESYLATVDFGVGRDGRLAQVPDELTLPVLAAPDGSADVETISELDGRIRETVREIAAKEAEAADLTRQTADVPELERLRGLFYTRSQDFTGWSLRLRFRVTRNGKDQYLAVKGDGQGQGDYPPVIRTSDKDAKSALWSIEMPPGSGWNGSMLYNLRNIHTGKDLNVSGASKDNDTPLIVYRREAGAWNSLFGIYEQRDGSVLLTNRNSEKSVCAPDRLDDRVVQHDTTGMADYAAGLIILERVALYGGHPDIADAVKRVEALDAQLAELRPKRELLAERQREIAALQAELAAAREELARLTGGLKGADDIALPMPQLSLDRTGLSCSGALLAFARSADRPHLLDSATGNVVVYFRGSNGQFFAAYYDTVVARSSRRLTAGDGTAVTFTARDSGTDLGAVRIRVSEGDGPGLCDLTVERDGERETWKRLPRRAADFAAIVNGAPETPVTVGAVKSFDATTRLLSGGKAGDIVGGVLQLAEALSGALPARTPVTVGGHLYLTEADHAPGATSLRLGDGEGGPEPQPGDAVVRLRYDHRSASSSRPGVPLSAGSHLLFADPGAAQEIPLGEVADPVAGHACRWRADKPGRAYSFDGQRNVLTLPEEQLDRAAVTRDLTLEAWINPERISGAARIVHARTGDVPYSLGLLAPTAVATPALAFDGKSGVAVTEKSIDLAGKSFTVEFWARRTTEWEYRPHYIIGHGTSHATTRGSLHIGFRDTSAFTFAFYGDDLTTNHGNDDTDWHHWACVYDAATREQVIYKDGVEEGKRVASGHYLGNGDFSFGSSFAGWVPEYAQVETDEVRLWDTARTAAEVRRMKNRRLTGEEPGLMGYWPYAEPAPQVAGKPGVLDRSGNGRHVYLKGGVSPVTAPAALSTAADPDAGYRVVAAVGGSLVATRATFPPREWAHLAAAYEQSWAVELTDGAYLETPDNDALDIPDDLTIEVFCRVDALGTTQGLLSKGRAADGSGGSVPYRLLVLPDGTLEFAFEEPGGKLVRLASTAALTAGTFHRIGVVRKGGRSTQERKGNQEITTVGADGKPVKQTVELVESVDMREWQEVRFFIDGREAGTARYEGPGPKGNTGTLDIGRARDGLETHAFTGVVAEVRLWGAARDAAQLGAPVSTRDRGLTAHWRFEENAGNTAADTTGSHALRLRGARWTRNPDPRGSAFRLYRNGVSVACDPLESADFADHGDAQLTLGARRKDGTAGQAFDGVLEEVRIWRTARTQEQVLDNLFTRLGGEKEDLIAYWPFDAASTETTAELVRDEGLRGNHLTLSGGDARPAAVLSTAPVSTDTAQVRSALAAMRTPFHETVSGSPAVAEYADMQYTAKGEAFGVLKRAYGYLRDGRWHLVTGYKVGDLVSEWVSQVQFDPQLVGYVEGAPPVPSENLTPNTVDPDRSTYDGIASVEFTEAEEVVHSLSSAKERSVDAAFGFALSNEVDVDMWMITAPLGFGVAKSMVKAKVSAGVRGSLEFSNSWAEETAVSQGENTARSLKVDLSGSWEDPLRPLNPALGRRYIPVNTGFALVQSQTADVFALRLAHSGALVAYRIQPNPDIPKDWNVVPFPLNPRYTKQGTLDGTVGFDERGKVLDPDYTAARDHGEYSYYKPREAYAIKRRIQREQQRLRGYYESVSTETHAPDPTAERAGRVLGGAIGGDTAPGTARETAGSSTGAGFSRRDLVNTYVWTADGGFFAETTETTDAVSETTSGSYSLSGSVGTSLGTSFDVMGIGINAQLDASIGGGMTATRARGKEATRSFGLNVTCSPSGNVQQYDAGRKPVFDADGKPVNAPGKVDAYRFLSFYLGEDTEHFDTFFHKVVDPAWLESGTDPNAAALRQARQSDRKPPCWRVMHRVTFVSRLLPPVAAAEAAPLERAMRQLDVESNYELVRRLDPYVKGAATGRAELSRAVRDALATHLPELSPHAEEVTGFLAQYYGVEG; encoded by the coding sequence TTGTCCGGCGACAGCCACCTGCTCAAGGTCTACAGCGACCGCCCCTACGTCCACACCACCACGGTGCGCCACCAGGGCACGACCGTGGCCCTGGCCATGGACGACCAGCGGCGGCTCGTGTACACCGTGCTCGACCTCGCGCGGCACGACGAGACCAAGGGCGAACTCGACGCCGCCTACTGGTCGGAGAACCCCCTCCCGCTGCGTTTCCCCTCCGAGATCACGGATGCGGGCTTCGCGGCCGTCGGCGCCACCGCGCTGCCGACCGTCAAGCGCGGCGGCAGGGTGGAGGCCGCCCCCGGCGAGCGGCTGGACGAGGACGAGGTGGACCCCTTCCTGTCCACCACGGCCAGGCTCACCGCCCTCGCCCCCTTCCACGCCATATCCGACGGCACGCACATCGTGGTGCTGCGCCAGTCCATCGGGGCGGCGCACCCCGACGCGGTCCACAAGCTCACCGGCGGCGCCTCCTCCGGCGATGGGGACCGCGCGGACCACGTCAAGGACCGCGAGGGCGCCAAGGTGCCCCTGGTGGCGGACACCCTGCTCTGCGACCGCTTCCTGCTCGTCGGCGGCGAACTGAAGCCGGTCCTGGAGGCCCGCTACCGCCGCAGCCGCCACAGGACCCGCCCCGACTCGGCCAAGGACAGCCTCGGCACCACGGACATGGAAGGCCGCCCCTTCCACGAGCCGACCCAGGAGCTGTCGTTCGTCCGCAACCTCTCCGGCGGGCGCTTCACCGCCTTACTCGTCCCCACCGCCGTGCACGGGCGGCAGCGCTGGCAGGTCTTCGCGCACAACGACGCCACCGGCCGCATCGACTCCTTCAACATCGAGCAGGGCCGCGACGGGCTGTTCAACCTCCAGGGCACGCAGGCATGGACCAGCCCCGACGCCGCCTACCGCGACGCGGTGTACGAGAGCGGGCCGGGCACCTGCCCGTTCAGCGGGCAGCCGCTGGTTCCCGTGGTGAGCACCGAGGGGCACGCGGAGACCGCGCTGGCCTTCGGCGAGGGCGACGCCCATGTGCGCGTGCCCGAAGGACCGCGGCTCGCCGGCACCGACTTCACCGTCGAGTTCTGGGCGCGGCGCACCGCGACGGGCCGCCAGGAGTTCCTGATCGGCCACGGGGACGAGTCGGGCAGCCCGCTCAAGTCCCTGCACATCGGTTTCCGCGAGGACAACCGCTTCACCTTCGCCTTCTACGCCGAGGACCTCAACGTCGACGGCCCGGTCACGGACACCTCCTGGCACCACTGGGCCTGCGTCTACGACCACGAGGCCCGTCGGCAGACCGTCTACCGCGACGGCGAGCAGGCCGGCAGCCGCACCACGGGCTCCGGCTACACCGGTACCGGCGCCCTGCTGCTGGGCCGCGCCCTCGCCCAGGGCGCCCGCGCCGAACTCGACGAGGTACGGATCTGGGACCGCGCCCGGACCCCCGACGAGATCGAGCGTGACAAGAGCGTCCGCCTCATCGGCAACGACCCCGGCCTGATCGCCTACTACCGCTTCGACGAGGGCTCCGGCACCCGCCTGCACGACCAGACGGACCACGCCCGCCACGGCGCGTTCGTCGGCGCACCGCGGTGGGTGGCGTCCGAAGCGCCCATCGGCGACCACCCCGGCGTACGCCGCGACAGCTTCGCGGTGACCGGCCGCACGACCGTCTCCGGGCTGTCCGCCGTCCTCTACCACCAGCAGGAGGACACCAGCACGGGCTACGACCGGGCCGCGAAGCCCGCCAAGCGGCAGGCCCGGGTGCTGCTCTCGTACGCGACCGGTGGCCCCGACCCGAAGACCGGCGCGGCCTCCGAGGAGTCGTACCTGGCCACCGTCGACTTCGGCGTGGGACGCGACGGGCGGCTCGCCCAGGTCCCCGACGAGCTGACGCTGCCGGTGCTCGCCGCGCCGGACGGCAGCGCCGACGTGGAGACGATCAGTGAGCTGGACGGCCGGATCCGGGAGACGGTCCGGGAGATCGCGGCCAAGGAGGCCGAGGCCGCCGACCTCACCCGGCAGACCGCCGACGTACCGGAGCTGGAGCGCCTGCGCGGGCTCTTCTACACCCGGTCGCAGGACTTCACGGGCTGGTCGCTCCGGCTGCGCTTCCGGGTGACCCGGAACGGCAAGGACCAGTACCTCGCGGTCAAGGGCGACGGCCAGGGGCAGGGCGACTACCCGCCGGTGATCCGCACCTCCGACAAGGACGCGAAGTCGGCGCTGTGGTCCATCGAGATGCCGCCCGGGTCCGGGTGGAACGGCTCCATGCTCTACAACCTGCGCAACATCCACACGGGCAAGGACCTCAACGTCTCGGGCGCGAGCAAGGACAACGACACCCCGCTCATCGTCTACCGGCGCGAAGCCGGCGCCTGGAACAGCCTCTTCGGCATCTACGAGCAGCGCGACGGCTCCGTCCTCCTGACCAACCGGAACAGCGAGAAGTCGGTCTGCGCGCCCGACCGGCTCGACGACCGCGTCGTCCAGCACGACACCACCGGGATGGCCGACTACGCCGCCGGGCTGATCATCCTGGAGCGGGTCGCCCTCTACGGCGGGCACCCCGACATCGCCGACGCCGTCAAGCGCGTCGAGGCCCTCGATGCGCAGCTCGCCGAGCTCCGGCCCAAGCGCGAGCTGCTCGCCGAGCGGCAGCGCGAGATCGCCGCCCTCCAGGCCGAGTTGGCCGCCGCCCGCGAGGAGCTCGCCCGTCTGACCGGCGGCCTCAAGGGCGCCGACGACATCGCGCTGCCCATGCCGCAGCTCTCCCTCGACCGCACCGGTCTGAGCTGCTCCGGCGCCCTGCTGGCCTTCGCCCGCTCGGCCGACCGGCCGCACCTGCTGGACAGCGCCACCGGGAACGTCGTGGTGTATTTCCGCGGCTCCAACGGGCAGTTCTTCGCCGCCTACTACGACACGGTGGTGGCCCGCTCCTCCCGGCGTCTGACGGCGGGCGACGGCACGGCCGTCACCTTCACCGCCCGGGACTCCGGCACCGACCTGGGCGCGGTACGGATCCGCGTCAGCGAAGGCGACGGGCCCGGCCTGTGCGACCTCACCGTCGAGCGGGACGGGGAGCGCGAGACCTGGAAGCGGCTGCCGCGCCGGGCCGCCGACTTCGCCGCGATCGTCAACGGGGCGCCGGAGACGCCCGTCACCGTGGGCGCGGTGAAGTCGTTCGACGCCACCACGCGACTCCTGTCCGGCGGCAAGGCCGGTGACATCGTCGGCGGTGTGCTCCAGCTCGCCGAGGCACTGTCCGGCGCCCTGCCCGCCCGTACGCCCGTCACGGTCGGCGGCCACCTCTACCTCACGGAAGCCGACCACGCGCCGGGAGCGACCTCGCTCCGGCTGGGCGACGGTGAGGGCGGACCCGAGCCGCAGCCGGGCGATGCGGTCGTGCGCCTGCGCTACGACCACCGCTCCGCCTCCTCCAGCCGGCCCGGTGTTCCGCTGTCCGCGGGCTCCCACCTGCTGTTCGCCGACCCCGGTGCGGCACAGGAGATCCCGCTCGGCGAGGTGGCCGACCCGGTCGCCGGGCACGCCTGCCGCTGGCGCGCGGACAAGCCGGGCCGGGCGTACTCCTTCGACGGACAGCGGAACGTCCTCACCCTGCCGGAGGAGCAGCTGGACCGGGCCGCGGTGACCCGCGACCTGACCCTGGAGGCGTGGATCAACCCCGAGCGGATCTCGGGCGCGGCCAGGATCGTCCACGCCCGCACCGGCGACGTCCCGTACTCGCTGGGGCTCCTCGCCCCGACCGCCGTGGCGACCCCCGCGCTGGCCTTCGACGGCAAGAGCGGCGTGGCCGTCACCGAGAAGAGCATCGACCTCGCCGGCAAGAGCTTCACGGTGGAGTTCTGGGCCCGGCGCACGACGGAGTGGGAGTACCGGCCGCACTACATCATCGGCCACGGGACCTCGCACGCCACCACGAGGGGATCCCTGCACATCGGCTTCCGCGACACCAGCGCCTTCACGTTCGCGTTCTACGGTGACGACCTCACCACCAACCACGGCAACGACGACACCGACTGGCACCACTGGGCCTGCGTCTACGACGCGGCCACCCGGGAGCAGGTGATCTACAAGGACGGCGTCGAGGAGGGCAAGCGCGTCGCGTCGGGCCACTACCTCGGCAACGGTGACTTCAGCTTCGGCAGCTCCTTCGCCGGCTGGGTGCCCGAATACGCGCAGGTGGAGACGGACGAGGTCCGGCTGTGGGACACCGCCCGCACCGCCGCCGAGGTCCGGCGGATGAAGAACCGGCGGCTGACCGGCGAGGAGCCGGGCCTGATGGGCTACTGGCCCTACGCCGAACCGGCACCCCAGGTGGCCGGGAAGCCGGGCGTCCTGGACCGCTCCGGCAACGGCCGGCACGTGTACCTCAAGGGCGGCGTCAGCCCCGTCACCGCGCCCGCCGCCCTGTCCACGGCGGCGGACCCGGACGCCGGCTACCGCGTCGTCGCCGCCGTCGGCGGCAGCCTCGTCGCCACCCGCGCCACCTTCCCCCCGCGCGAATGGGCCCACCTCGCCGCCGCCTACGAGCAGTCGTGGGCCGTCGAGCTGACCGACGGCGCGTACCTCGAGACTCCCGACAACGACGCCCTCGACATCCCCGACGACCTCACGATCGAGGTCTTCTGCCGCGTCGACGCCCTCGGCACCACCCAGGGCCTGCTCTCCAAGGGCCGGGCCGCCGACGGCTCCGGCGGCAGCGTCCCCTACCGGCTGCTCGTCCTGCCCGACGGGACGCTGGAGTTCGCCTTCGAGGAGCCGGGCGGCAAGCTCGTCCGGCTCGCCTCCACCGCGGCCCTGACCGCCGGAACGTTCCACCGGATCGGTGTCGTCCGCAAGGGCGGCCGGTCGACGCAGGAGCGCAAGGGCAACCAGGAGATCACCACCGTCGGCGCGGACGGCAAGCCGGTCAAGCAGACCGTGGAGCTCGTCGAGTCCGTGGACATGCGGGAGTGGCAGGAGGTCCGCTTCTTCATCGACGGCCGCGAGGCCGGCACCGCCCGCTACGAGGGTCCCGGCCCCAAGGGCAACACCGGCACGCTCGACATCGGCCGGGCCCGGGACGGCCTTGAGACGCACGCCTTCACCGGCGTCGTCGCCGAGGTCCGGCTGTGGGGCGCGGCACGCGACGCCGCCCAGCTCGGCGCGCCCGTCTCCACCCGCGACCGGGGCCTGACGGCGCACTGGCGGTTCGAGGAGAACGCGGGCAACACCGCCGCCGACACCACCGGCTCGCACGCCCTCCGGCTGCGCGGTGCCCGCTGGACCCGCAATCCCGACCCGCGCGGCAGCGCCTTCCGTCTCTACCGCAACGGCGTCTCGGTGGCCTGCGACCCGCTGGAGTCGGCGGACTTCGCCGACCACGGCGACGCCCAGCTCACCCTCGGCGCCCGGCGCAAGGACGGCACGGCCGGCCAGGCCTTCGACGGCGTACTCGAAGAGGTGCGGATCTGGCGCACGGCCCGCACCCAGGAACAGGTCCTCGACAACCTCTTCACCCGGCTGGGCGGCGAGAAGGAAGACCTCATCGCCTACTGGCCGTTCGACGCCGCCTCCACCGAGACCACGGCGGAACTTGTACGGGACGAGGGGCTGCGCGGCAACCACCTGACGCTGTCCGGCGGTGACGCCCGTCCCGCCGCGGTCCTGTCCACGGCGCCGGTCTCCACCGACACCGCCCAGGTCCGCTCGGCGCTCGCCGCGATGCGCACCCCCTTCCACGAGACGGTCTCCGGTTCGCCGGCCGTCGCCGAGTACGCCGACATGCAGTACACCGCCAAGGGCGAGGCGTTCGGCGTCCTGAAGCGGGCGTACGGCTATCTGCGGGACGGCCGCTGGCACCTGGTCACCGGCTACAAGGTCGGTGACCTGGTGAGCGAGTGGGTCAGCCAGGTGCAGTTCGACCCGCAGCTGGTCGGCTATGTCGAGGGCGCGCCGCCGGTCCCGTCGGAGAACCTCACGCCCAACACCGTCGACCCCGACCGCTCGACCTACGACGGCATCGCGTCGGTGGAGTTCACCGAGGCCGAGGAGGTCGTCCACTCGCTGTCGTCGGCCAAGGAGCGCAGCGTCGACGCGGCGTTCGGCTTCGCGCTGTCGAACGAGGTCGACGTCGACATGTGGATGATCACCGCACCGCTCGGCTTCGGTGTCGCCAAGTCGATGGTGAAGGCGAAGGTGTCGGCGGGTGTCCGGGGCAGCCTGGAGTTCTCCAACAGCTGGGCCGAGGAGACGGCCGTCTCGCAGGGCGAGAACACCGCCCGTTCCCTGAAGGTCGACCTCTCCGGCAGCTGGGAGGACCCGCTGAGGCCCCTCAACCCGGCCCTCGGCCGCCGTTACATCCCCGTCAACACCGGCTTCGCCCTGGTCCAGTCCCAGACCGCCGACGTCTTCGCGCTGCGGCTCGCGCACAGCGGCGCCCTGGTCGCCTACCGCATCCAGCCCAACCCCGACATTCCCAAGGACTGGAACGTCGTTCCCTTCCCCCTCAACCCCCGCTACACCAAGCAGGGCACCCTCGACGGCACGGTCGGCTTCGACGAGCGCGGCAAGGTCCTCGACCCGGACTACACCGCCGCCCGCGACCACGGCGAATACAGCTACTACAAGCCGCGCGAGGCCTATGCCATCAAGCGGCGCATCCAGCGCGAGCAACAGCGGCTGCGCGGCTACTACGAGTCCGTGTCCACCGAGACCCACGCACCCGACCCCACCGCCGAGCGGGCGGGCCGGGTCCTGGGCGGTGCGATCGGCGGGGACACCGCGCCCGGCACGGCGCGGGAGACCGCCGGCAGCTCCACCGGTGCGGGCTTCTCACGCCGCGACCTGGTCAACACCTATGTGTGGACGGCGGACGGCGGGTTCTTCGCCGAGACCACCGAGACCACCGACGCCGTCAGCGAGACCACCTCGGGCTCCTACTCGCTGTCCGGCTCGGTGGGCACCTCCCTCGGCACGTCCTTCGACGTCATGGGCATCGGCATCAACGCCCAGCTCGACGCCTCCATCGGGGGCGGCATGACCGCCACCCGGGCGCGCGGCAAGGAGGCCACCCGGTCCTTCGGCCTCAACGTCACCTGCTCGCCGTCGGGCAACGTCCAGCAGTACGACGCGGGCCGCAAGCCGGTCTTCGACGCCGACGGCAAGCCCGTCAACGCACCCGGCAAGGTGGACGCGTACCGGTTCCTCAGCTTCTACCTCGGCGAGGACACCGAGCACTTCGACACCTTCTTCCACAAGGTCGTCGACCCGGCCTGGCTGGAGAGCGGCACCGACCCGAACGCGGCCGCGCTGCGCCAGGCCCGCCAGTCGGACCGCAAGCCGCCGTGCTGGCGGGTGATGCACCGCGTCACCTTCGTCAGCCGGCTCCTGCCGCCCGTCGCCGCCGCCGAGGCCGCGCCCCTGGAGCGGGCGATGCGGCAGCTGGACGTGGAGAGCAACTACGAGCTCGTCCGGCGCCTGGACCCCTACGTCAAGGGCGCGGCCACCGGACGGGCCGAGCTCTCCCGGGCGGTGCGCGACGCGCTCGCGACGCACCTGCCGGAGCTGAGCCCGCACGCGGAGGAGGTGACGGGCTTCCTCGCGCAGTACTACGGCGTCGAGGGCTGA
- a CDS encoding ROK family transcriptional regulator, whose translation MAQAPGTPRVLRAMNDRAALDLLVTHGPLTRTRLGELTGLSKPTASQLLGRLEAGGLVVSSGSVTGRPGPSARLYEVNPAIAHVAALAADENGITAAVADITGRVVGEHHIEADALAEEVRTRTPALVAEAVAGALRGAGLGWDALHRTVIGTPGALDPRTGTLRYAPHLPGWHARTLRGELAEALGTPVVIENDVNLAAVAEQHGGAARGFDDFVLLWADEGVGAAVVLGGKPLRGATGGAGEVGYMPLPGAPLARGGPEATTGPDGGGGFQMLVSSPAVLELSRTYGIDARTAPEALARAAAVPGTGDNVLTDLARRIALGLAAVVAVVDPALVVLSGEVCRAGGERLRELVGAEMSGLALPRPELRLSTVESAPILNGALLTALTATRDTVFDTA comes from the coding sequence ATGGCCCAGGCCCCCGGGACACCCCGCGTGCTGCGGGCCATGAACGACCGCGCCGCGCTCGATCTGCTCGTCACCCACGGCCCCCTCACCCGCACCCGGCTCGGCGAGCTGACCGGGCTGTCCAAGCCCACCGCCTCCCAGCTCCTCGGCCGGCTGGAGGCCGGCGGGCTGGTCGTGTCGTCCGGGAGCGTCACGGGCCGGCCCGGCCCCAGCGCCCGGCTGTACGAGGTGAACCCGGCCATCGCGCACGTGGCCGCGCTCGCCGCCGACGAGAACGGGATCACCGCGGCCGTCGCGGACATCACCGGCCGCGTCGTCGGCGAACACCACATCGAGGCCGACGCCCTCGCCGAGGAGGTGCGGACCCGGACACCCGCCCTGGTGGCCGAGGCCGTGGCCGGGGCGCTACGGGGCGCGGGCCTCGGGTGGGACGCGCTGCACCGCACGGTCATCGGCACGCCCGGCGCGCTCGACCCCCGCACCGGGACCCTGCGCTACGCCCCGCACCTGCCGGGCTGGCACGCGCGCACGCTCCGCGGCGAACTCGCCGAGGCGCTCGGCACGCCCGTCGTCATCGAGAACGACGTCAATCTCGCCGCCGTCGCCGAACAACACGGCGGTGCCGCCCGGGGCTTCGACGACTTCGTGCTGCTGTGGGCCGACGAGGGCGTGGGCGCGGCCGTCGTGCTGGGCGGGAAGCCACTGCGGGGGGCGACCGGCGGCGCGGGCGAGGTCGGCTACATGCCGCTGCCCGGCGCGCCGCTCGCGCGCGGCGGACCGGAGGCCACGACCGGCCCGGACGGGGGCGGCGGCTTCCAGATGCTCGTCAGCTCACCCGCCGTGCTCGAACTCTCCCGTACCTACGGCATCGACGCCCGCACCGCCCCCGAGGCGCTGGCCCGGGCGGCCGCCGTGCCGGGCACCGGTGACAACGTCCTCACCGATCTGGCCCGGCGCATCGCCCTCGGGCTCGCGGCCGTGGTCGCGGTCGTCGACCCCGCGCTCGTGGTGCTGTCGGGCGAGGTGTGCCGGGCCGGCGGGGAGCGGCTGCGCGAGCTGGTGGGGGCGGAGATGTCCGGACTGGCCCTGCCCCGGCCGGAGTTGCGGCTGAGCACCGTCGAAAGCGCCCCGATTCTGAACGGCGCGCTCCTGACCGCGCTCACCGCCACCCGCGACACCGTCTTCGACACCGCCTGA